Genomic segment of Eleutherodactylus coqui strain aEleCoq1 chromosome 1, aEleCoq1.hap1, whole genome shotgun sequence:
TTTGCAGAGCCCCGTGTGCTCCACCATAGATTTGTATGGGAGAGCGCGCACACAAGAAAAAAATCAGATTGTTGTGCCGCACGCCATCTTCAGGAGGTGACATCACTGGATCGGCTGAGTTTTTGGTGATGTGGGGACGTGAGAGGTGCCCTTTAAGTCTGAATGTATTGTATTTGTATCCTTGTTATGGTCACCACGGAACTATGTGGCATAGCAGTACTGTTTGTCAAAGTGCAAAATGTACAAAGAAACAAAAATGTCTAGACTGTGACTGCATAATCAGAGGACCAGTCTTTCAATGCTTAGAGTACTTGTATCATCCTCTTCATTAGAGGCAAAGTATCCAGGCAAGTCAAGCATCTGTTGCTCAGCTTCTGTGAGTCCAAATGTGGAATTATCATAGAAGGAATAATCAGCAGCCCATGGAAAACTCTGACATCTCTCTCTCCGGTAATGTGACGGACTGTGGGTACGGTTACGTTGGTACTTATCTTTAGGAAATGGCGAGGCATCCTGACTCTGGTTCCAAGACTTTTCCACTGGTGAAGGACCTTGTTGTATTCGATTGTGTTCTGATCTCTCCAGTTTCGATTTACCGGCTGTATACTTGCTACATATTAAATCAGGTTTACTGTCCCCTGGACGTAGATATTGATTTTTTGGTGACAGCCCAGAGGCATCGGGAGGGAAAGAGGTGCCTCTTATAAGATTTTCTGGGCTCTTCTCTAGTTTGACTGGCTTAACCTTAGGTCTCTCCATTGTGGGATATTCCCACATCTTCGCCCTTGCGTTATAAACCATTGTATGCCTCGGAGACAGGGATGTCAGACTTCTTTGTCGATAGGGTTTAATGTGTTTGGTTTCATGAAAACTAGAAGTTCTTCGGAAGTTGTTATTTTTTTGATATCCTTTGTCATACCTTCCTTTAGCATCACAGTTCCTAACGTGGGTTATTTTAGGTAGTGTTTGACTTGGGCCTTGTGTTGGTGGAAAGAGAGGCCTTGGGTTAGGCTTCTCACTGGTATTTCGGATACGGCCATTCTTTGTTTCTAAGAATGGAGACTGTATCCTAAACTTATTTGCGGCTGTTTCCTCtaagttttctgggactaaaggAGGAGCCAGTGAGACATCTACTGCAGTATCTGCCATTGGGTTCTGAGACACGTGATAAACTTTAGTAGCCTCTTTGAGACCTTTTTGTTTCATCTCTTTTAGCTGTTGTTGGGCAAGACGATAACTGAAGATTGGTGGTATTAACTTCTGATTATTTGCTTGTGAACAGTCATTCTCTTCCATGGTTTGGTCCTCAGTGACACGGGTGCTTTGCCTGTAGTTTAAAGGTATGTTAACTTCTTCCTCTATGCTTTCCTGTTGACCATCCCCGGCATCGGAGAAGCTTTCACGAACCTGGTAGATATTTTCCTCATCAGAGTTTTTACGACAGCTGGCGGAATGAGAAGAGCTACTTCTGGTCACTGTACTGCACTTGCCCGCCTTAGTAAACCTCCTCCAGACTGTGATTACAATAGTGATGCAGATGataaaaagacagagagaaaTACCAGTGATGGTGACTATATTACTTGTTTTGGGATTTTCATTGCTGTTTGTGGTAGATTTGCTTGAAGGCTTCACATCtatgccaaaaagaaaaaaagacaactcATCAGTCCAGAGACATAATGAAAAATATGACAAATCTTTGAGCCTTAGAGAGTCCATAAAGTTTCTGTTCCCCATATAAAGAGATCAGTACtttgaatgaagcattatagttgggggccctgttactgattttgcattggggcccagaagcttcacttTACACCTCTGCTCCAGACTATCCCGTGATGCTTATAATAGGACATcgcaggtcctctttaagaacCACTATTCAATGTCAAACACAGTGCCTATGCTGTATCTTCTATAGGCATTcccaattgcatacagtatggcACACAATAAATCACAAATGTTATACAGGTTTGCTAACAGCACTTTATAatatagtactgtatatactgttacaAAAACTATATTATAaagtgcttaaagggattgtgcactTGTGAAttcattgatggtctatccttaggataggcaatcaatagcagatcagcgaAGGGTCTGCAGCcatggacccccgctgatcacctGTTTGCCGGACTAatgtacttgtgcactgagctgatttctgcaggaaacagacaggtctatttccactgcagtggccaggcttggtattaaaggcaaagttctcattgtcAGGGTACTGCAGtaagaaatcagcttagtgcctGAGTACACTGACCCAGCAAACAGTTAAGTAGTGAGGATCCTGCTCAGCAGGCCCCTGCTGacctactaccatgtttccccgataataagactTACATCGTTAAGAAGCCCTATTCAGATTTTCAGGGggtgttgaaatataagccgtcccccaaaaataagccctagctacactgcattaaagaaaaaaaaaaacggttctgAGCCAATCGCAGCGTTCTCTTGCTGGAGGCCGGGTATTCaacccgttaccaggaagagaatgctcttgcAGCCTTGAGGACGACACTGAAGACTGCCGGTGCGCCTGGAGAGCACCAAGAGGGACAGGGATgccacctgcaaggtgagtattaaggcatcccccgaaagtaagacactgtgcctcttttgggggtaaaaattaatataagacagtgtcttattttcaggtaaacatGGTATTGCTGGCCTATTCTataggaacgattattgttcagtttcttgCTGAATTGtgcgaatctgaacaataattgttcagtgtaattgCTTAAAGTGACTAGATGATGAATGGTAATTCGTTTGCTTATCATTTGTCATttagtttatgcaggcataaaactcaaacaatgatcggcctgtgtaaacaggcagtcattcatctatgaagaactgcctgtttactctgaacagAGACAGGCAGCCAGAAGTGATCATCAGCCTGCTCTACTCCTGTGAAAGTACTGGAGCGACAATCTCTGGAACAACTGTCAGGTCGTTAAGCATCTGACATTCGCCTAGTCTAAAATGACCCTATAGATAAGCCATCAGTAGATTACAAATGGACTACCACTTTCAGTAGCAgtgccatataattatatattatcATACAATACTCAGATAATACCAACATAGTGACCAAACAACAGTTCCATAAAACGCCAAATACAATCATACAGGGTCTCGAGATGTGACTCTGCACTGGCAATGTGGCACTGTAAGGGCTCAAGTACAAGAAATGGAGATTACATGGGTTGGCTGGGAACCAAGTTCCTTCTTCCACACTTGTAGGCAGGAGATTCTAGGTGGATCATTGTACAACCTATGCAAAATCAAAATGAAGTAAAGAGCAGCTGGCATACTCAAGCAGTCCTCcagagagcagagggatgtctcCTTTGTGTTCCCGTTGCATTGAGCATTTGCAGGTGAGGATGAGAGGCAACTTCTGTACCGTTCTCGGTGGCCATCACCACAGGTGACACTGCAGGAGCTCCATGGCTGCCACAGGCTCCATGTTTCTGAGATAGTATAAAAAGATAAAATATTGATTTCATGTTAGTTTTCACATTGATGGAAAATCTGTACGTACCATTTATTCAGGGTTCCTCAAAACCATACAACTGGGAGTTAACACTACAGTGAAAAGCATATTGAAAATCATATATTTAAAAGTTCACCTGTGATATTCAGTGGGGCTCTATATTACTTAGTCGCAAAGTGGCTCATAAGCTACAGAATCTTGGGGAACTCTAACTGTAAGGATAAAATTGTGGTTGCCTGCAGTTGCCACTAGGGGGATGGCCGGCCAAAGCTGGATTTATACCATTAAACTCAATGATAACCTTGTTTTGAGAAATCTTATCAACTCGCTCTAATGGCAAAAGTTTTGAGGgggctgaccactgcagtggacattattattttgtggggccacagaagggtaCTATCACTTTTTGAGATAAAAGAGaggtactattactttgtggtaGCACTAGAACTATTGGGGGTACTGAAAGCTCAGCAGCAAAACAGAAAGAAGAGTGTGCTGAGACAAGCCATGGCtgaaagaagtcttcatggtggtctgggcccagatagagaagataaACTAAAATGGAGAATTCCAATCAGAAGAAACATCACCTGTGTTCACAAGTGGCAACTGCACTGTAATAATTATCACTGTGTAGATCATATGACTACATTATATGGTGACTACATTATGTAAATGTATACGAGATCAGAGCTGCTGTATCTCAgccatgttataaaagttgtcttacAACTACTTCCAAAatcatactatatactgtatttgACAATGGCCATTTATACAATCATCTAGTATCTTACAGTAAGTGCTTCAAAATCAAGGATACAGTTTAACACCCGGAAATATTTATATTCCTGGATACATTTCCTTACCTATTTCTCTCCGAATCTCCACACACTGCTTGGCTCGAGGTGCAGAGTTGCTCAAAGTGCCACTTGAAGACATCAAAAACTCAAAGCAATACTTATTTTTGCCAATCTCAAATAACGTGCAGTTAAAGAGAGAACTCTTCTTTCCTTTTAATAGGGCACTTTCCACTAATGTAGTGATGCTTTCACCCAGGCTTCTGGGCGACTCCTTGTACACAATTAGTTTCCCTTCAGCATAGTTACATGGAGGGGCTATAACGGAAATAGCCATTGAggtatcacattttttttccatcaagGTAGCCAGTTTATATTTAAAGGTCTTGACAAGGTCAACAGGCCCCATATAGGCAATGACTGACTCGGAATGTATGGGCTTAAGGGACACTGTAATGAAAGCTTCAGGTCGTACAGATGCACATTCAAACTCTACCCATTGAGATGAGGACAGTGGGACCTCCTTGTATGTTTTATACAGCATAAATCTGTCGGCACTTGGCTCCTCCATCTCTTGAAAGCTGTGCGTATGCTCAACCTCCAGTAGAAGTTTCAGTTCTCGATCAGGAAATCCAGAACATAACTGTTCATTGGTGAAGATCCCAACCTGGAAAGATCTCGGCGTGTCTTTTGTTGTCCTGTTCAAATCAATGTGAAAAATTGGCCAGGTGACATTTAGGAGGTCACTTGTAAAAGAAATGGAACTATCATTTTCTGTCTCGAGGCTTAACTGAAACTGATAGAGTCCTGCCGAAATGAAATGGATGCACTCAAATTCCACATCACCTTGTGACTGGTTGGTTGCAAGCTCTTTACTTGCAACTATTTGGTTGCTCTTTACATCCTGAAGATTTACAGAAATGTTTGTCAATGAAGTGTAATTGCCTTGTATACTAAAGTCCACATAGACAGGAGACTTGCTTAAAGCTGTATGGTGAGATTGTTTCAGGAGTAGGTAGCCAGGGTCACTGAAAACTAtaggaaaaacagaaaaatgatTGTTAACAAAAGCCTAAAGACTAAAACATACTGCATGATGTGGCAGGGGCACACAGAAGAGCacattatacaaaaaaaacatcCCACAATTATAGCCACCAACGTTGCCTTGGCATTGTTGAGTTCAGTCTGATagtctggggtagcgcattccagagaactggtggagTTTGGGGaaagtcttggagatgggatTGGGAGGCTCAGATGAAGGAGGAACTTAGTCTAAGTTAGGTGATTGGCAGAGCAGAGACcacgggtagggtggtagacaaagATGAGGGAGGAAATatagggcggtgcagcactgtggagagctttatggatgagagtaatgagtttaaattgtattctatggtAGAAGGCaagcagtgtagtgactgacacttTTAGATCTACTGTT
This window contains:
- the THSD1 gene encoding thrombospondin type-1 domain-containing protein 1, producing MRQLLTSFSYLSLLVLWDLVFSDPGYLLLKQSHHTALSKSPVYVDFSIQGNYTSLTNISVNLQDVKSNQIVASKELATNQSQGDVEFECIHFISAGLYQFQLSLETENDSSISFTSDLLNVTWPIFHIDLNRTTKDTPRSFQVGIFTNEQLCSGFPDRELKLLLEVEHTHSFQEMEEPSADRFMLYKTYKEVPLSSSQWVEFECASVRPEAFITVSLKPIHSESVIAYMGPVDLVKTFKYKLATLMEKKCDTSMAISVIAPPCNYAEGKLIVYKESPRSLGESITTLVESALLKGKKSSLFNCTLFEIGKNKYCFEFLMSSSGTLSNSAPRAKQCVEIRREIETWSLWQPWSSCSVTCGDGHRERYRSCLSSSPANAQCNGNTKETSLCSLEDCLNVKPSSKSTTNSNENPKTSNIVTITGISLCLFIICITIVITVWRRFTKAGKCSTVTRSSSSHSASCRKNSDEENIYQVRESFSDAGDGQQESIEEEVNIPLNYRQSTRVTEDQTMEENDCSQANNQKLIPPIFSYRLAQQQLKEMKQKGLKEATKVYHVSQNPMADTAVDVSLAPPLVPENLEETAANKFRIQSPFLETKNGRIRNTSEKPNPRPLFPPTQGPSQTLPKITHVRNCDAKGRYDKGYQKNNNFRRTSSFHETKHIKPYRQRSLTSLSPRHTMVYNARAKMWEYPTMERPKVKPVKLEKSPENLIRGTSFPPDASGLSPKNQYLRPGDSKPDLICSKYTAGKSKLERSEHNRIQQGPSPVEKSWNQSQDASPFPKDKYQRNRTHSPSHYRRERCQSFPWAADYSFYDNSTFGLTEAEQQMLDLPGYFASNEEDDTSTLSIERLVL